GACGTCCAGGGACAGGGTGGTGGCCCCGACCTCCTCGGCCAGGGCCTGGAGGCGGTCGGCGCGGCGGGCCCCGGCGACCACGTGGAAGCCGGCCCGGGCCAGCTGGCGGGTGCTGGCCGCCCCGATCCCGCTGGACGCCCCGGTGACGACCGCGATCCGCTCGCCGGGCATGGGCGACCTCCTGTCAGCGTGGGGACGGGTAGACCCGCTCGGGGGTGAGGACGTAGACCAGGCGGCGCTCGGCGACCATGGCCGCCCGGTACTCCTCCAGGTCGTCGGGGTCGCGGCCGGTGGCCGCCCGGTACAGGCGCAGGTTGTCCTCGACCCGGCGCTCGCGCCGGGTCTCGACCGGCCCGCTGACGGTCAGCCACTCCCCCCAGAAGCCCTTGCCGAGCACGGTCAGGCTGGCGAACGGCCGCGCCGCCAGGTACCGGGTCCGCACCCGGAGGTCCGTGCCCGAGCTCCACAGCTGGTCGTCGACCAGGGCGCACAGCACCGGCACGGCGTGGGGCCGGCCGCGGTCGTCCACGGTGGCCATCACGGCGCTGTGGTTGGCCTCCAGGAACGCGCGCTGCTGGTCGGACAGGATCTCGGCCATGGCTGCTCCCCCGCGGCGGATGGATGGAGCGGTTACTGTACCGGGCCGGGATGGGCCCGGTAGGCCAGCCCGCCCGCGGCCAGGTCGCGCCAGAAGCCGGGGTAGGTCTTGGCCACGCAGCCGGGGTCCTCGAGGACGACGCCGGGGACGCGGGCGGCCACGGCGGCCAGGGCCATGGCCATGCGGTGGTCGCCCCAGGTGGCCAGCCGGGCCGGGCGCAGCCGCTCGGGGCCGGCGCCGTCGATGACCAGCCCGTCGGGCAGCTCGGTGACGTCCAC
This sequence is a window from Actinomycetota bacterium. Protein-coding genes within it:
- a CDS encoding TIGR03618 family F420-dependent PPOX class oxidoreductase, with translation MAEILSDQQRAFLEANHSAVMATVDDRGRPHAVPVLCALVDDQLWSSGTDLRVRTRYLAARPFASLTVLGKGFWGEWLTVSGPVETRRERRVEDNLRLYRAATGRDPDDLEEYRAAMVAERRLVYVLTPERVYPSPR